Proteins encoded by one window of Mercenaria mercenaria strain notata chromosome 4, MADL_Memer_1, whole genome shotgun sequence:
- the LOC123552475 gene encoding mitochondrial import inner membrane translocase subunit Tim13-like encodes MDFSSGSKPLGGSNADVDRQLAAVKQQLDLEFMTRKLQKITDKCFQKCITKPGSSLDNSQQKCLAYCMDRYGDTEKLVTQTLVTRLQQEG; translated from the exons atggatTTTTCATCAGGTTCAAAGCCGCTGGGTGGCAGTAATGCTGACGTAGATCGTCAGTTAGCTGCCGTTAAACAACAACTGGATTTGGAGTTCATGACAAGAAAGTTACAG aaaatCACAGATAAATGTTTCCAGAAATGTATAACAAAACCTGGCAGCTCATTAGATAACTCTCAACAG AAATGCCTAGCATATTGCATGGATCGTTACGGAGATACAGAAAAGCTTGTGACACAGACACTTGTAACAAGATTACAACAAGAGGGATGA